From a single Plasmodium yoelii strain 17X genome assembly, chromosome: 9 genomic region:
- a CDS encoding PIR protein encodes MDYTMCMRFDTLRKYLPDELNKSTNLDFKSLGNFMNYCSNGESKGTECKTELDKINAACLWLFEQLILKNKNDINMAEYIIIWLSYMLNLKNDQKINNLNDFYTNYIENNTYYTNCDNGGKNCSDKLQKTTGYTNYKEIIDKKKELLSINLGDMSKFYDAFKSLCNMYTELRAGESNCEKCLENAKEFVKTYDEFNKNSNITKDSPYYQVLSTLSNDYHNFKNYCSMNNVDCSNMPHLSPINIKENGVQSSGKIFEQNGQGFEQISEVPSSSSSITSKLIPVLSIIVAIPIFLGIFYKYSLFGFRKRSQKQHLREKLKK; translated from the exons ATGGATTATACCatg tgcATGAGGTTTGATACATTGAGAAAATATTTACCCGATGAATTAAACAAGTCTACAAATTTAGATTTTAAAAGTTTAGGgaattttatgaattattGCTCTAATGGAGAATCAAAGGGAACAGAATGTAAGACTGAGCTCGATAAGATAAATGCTGCATGTCTATGGTTGTTTGAGCAAttgattttgaaaaataaaaatgatatcaACATGGCTgaatacattattatatggttaagttatatgttaaacctaaaAAATGATCAAAAAATCAACAATTTGAATGACTTTTATACtaattatatagaaaataatacgTATTATACTAATTGTGATAATGGTGGTAAAAATTGTAGTGACAAATTACAAAAAACAACAGGATACACAAATTATAAGGAAAtcatagataaaaaaaaggaattgCTGAGTATTAATTTGGGGgatatgtctaaattttatgatgcatttaaatcattatgtaacatgtataCTGAACTTCGTGCAGGAGAGTCAAACTGTGAGAAATGTTTAGAAAATGCTAAAGAATTTGTTAAAACATATGATgaatttaacaaaaattcTAATATTACTAAAGATAGTCCCTATTATCAAgtattgtctacattatcaaatgattatcataattttaaaaattattgtagTATGAATAATGTTGATTGTAGCAATATGCCACACCTTTCACCGATAAACATAAAAGAAAATGGTGTACAAAGTTCTGGAAAAATATTTGAACAGAATGGACAGGGTTTTGAGCAAATTTCTGAAGTTccatcatcaagttcgtcgataacaagcaaattaattccagttttatcgataatTGTTGCAATACCAATATTCTTgggaattttttataag tattcgttatttggatttcggaaacgatctcaaaaacaacatttaagagaaaagctaaaaaaataa